From a region of the Sesamum indicum cultivar Zhongzhi No. 13 linkage group LG3, S_indicum_v1.0, whole genome shotgun sequence genome:
- the LOC105157306 gene encoding indole-3-glycerol phosphate synthase, chloroplastic isoform X2 — protein MECMNAMSLRASSPAKIAAQGFSFQQSLNPVPPKSAFFRLMPQTHMLIHSPFKQLSLPAIKSQQDGSATVSETKTSEGDALKVKEWEVGMFQDEVAASQGIKIRRRPPTGPPLHYVGPFEFRLQNEGNTPRNILEEIVWHKDVEVSQMKEKKPLGMLKKLLDNAPPVRDFIGALKEANSRTGFPGLIAEVKKASPSRGVLREDFDPVQIAKAYEKGGAACLSVLTDEKYFQGGFGNLEAIRRSGVKCPLLCKEFVIDAWQIYYARVNGADAILLIAAVLPDLDIKYMTKICKLLGLTALVEVHDEREMDRVLEIDGIELVGINNRDLGTFKVDIANTKKLLEGERGERIRQKGITVVGESGLFTPADIAYVQEAGVKAVLVGESIVKQNDPSVGIAQLFGKDISS, from the exons ATGGAATGCATGAATGCGATGTCGTTAAGAGCATCATCCCCTGCCAAGATTGCAGCACAGGGATTTTCTTTTCAGCAATCCCTCAATCCCGTACCCCCCAAATCCGCTTTTTTCAGGCTTATGCCGCAGACCCACATGCTGATTCACTCTCCCTTCAAGCAATTGTCATTACCCGCTATTAAATCTCAACAG GATGGGTCAGCTACGGTGTCTGAAACTAAAACTTCTGAGGGGGATGCTCTAAAAGTTAAAGAGTGGGAAGTTGGGATGTTCCAGGATGAAGTGGCAGCAAGTCAAGGTATAAAGATTAGGAGGCGGCCACCAACTGGACCACCTCTTCACTATGTTGGTCCCTTTGAATTTCGTTTGCAGAATGAAGGCAACACCCCACGCAATATTCTTGAAGAAATTGTATGGCATAAGGACGTGGAAGTCTCCCAG ATGAAAGAGAAGAAACCACTGGGAATGTTGAAAAAATTGCTTGATAATGCTCCGCCAGTTCGAGATTTTATTGGAGCTCTTAAAGAGGCAAACTCACGGACTGGTTTCCCTGGTTTAATTGCTGAAGTGAAAAAGGCTTCTCCAAGTAGAGGGGTTCTCAGAGAAGATTTTGATCCT GTTCAGATTGCTAAAGCTTATGAAAAAGGTGGAGCAGCTTGCCTTAGTGTTCTGACTGATGAGAAGTATTTTCAG GGAGGCTTTGGAAATCTAGAGGCCATAAGGAGGTCTGGTGTAAAG TGTCCTCTCTTGTGTAAAGAATTCGTAATAGATGCATGGCAAATCTACTATGCTCGAGTAAATGGTGCGGACGCAATTCTATTAATTGCTGCTGTTTTACCTGATCTGGACATCAAGTACATGACTAAGATTTGCAAATTGCTGGGGTTAACGGCACTGGTTGAG GTAcatgatgagagagaaatggaCCGTGTCCTCGAGATTGATGGGATTGAACTCGTTGGCATCAATAATAGGGACCTAG GAACATTTAAGGTCGATATTGCCAACACCAAAAAGCTTCTCGAAGGTGAGCGTGGGGAGAGGATACGTCAAAAAGGCATTACC GTTGTTGGGGAGTCTGGACTCTTTACTCCTGCCGATATTGCATATGTGCAAGAAGCTGGTGTTAAAGCG GTACTGGTTGGCGAGTCAATTGTTAAGCAAAACGACCCTAGTGTGGGAATAGCCCAACTCTTCGGTAAAGATATTTCTTCATGA
- the LOC105157306 gene encoding indole-3-glycerol phosphate synthase, chloroplastic isoform X1, whose translation MECMNAMSLRASSPAKIAAQGFSFQQSLNPVPPKSAFFRLMPQTHMLIHSPFKQLSLPAIKSQQFELKDGSATVSETKTSEGDALKVKEWEVGMFQDEVAASQGIKIRRRPPTGPPLHYVGPFEFRLQNEGNTPRNILEEIVWHKDVEVSQMKEKKPLGMLKKLLDNAPPVRDFIGALKEANSRTGFPGLIAEVKKASPSRGVLREDFDPVQIAKAYEKGGAACLSVLTDEKYFQGGFGNLEAIRRSGVKCPLLCKEFVIDAWQIYYARVNGADAILLIAAVLPDLDIKYMTKICKLLGLTALVEVHDEREMDRVLEIDGIELVGINNRDLGTFKVDIANTKKLLEGERGERIRQKGITVVGESGLFTPADIAYVQEAGVKAVLVGESIVKQNDPSVGIAQLFGKDISS comes from the exons ATGGAATGCATGAATGCGATGTCGTTAAGAGCATCATCCCCTGCCAAGATTGCAGCACAGGGATTTTCTTTTCAGCAATCCCTCAATCCCGTACCCCCCAAATCCGCTTTTTTCAGGCTTATGCCGCAGACCCACATGCTGATTCACTCTCCCTTCAAGCAATTGTCATTACCCGCTATTAAATCTCAACAG TTTGAATTGAAGGATGGGTCAGCTACGGTGTCTGAAACTAAAACTTCTGAGGGGGATGCTCTAAAAGTTAAAGAGTGGGAAGTTGGGATGTTCCAGGATGAAGTGGCAGCAAGTCAAGGTATAAAGATTAGGAGGCGGCCACCAACTGGACCACCTCTTCACTATGTTGGTCCCTTTGAATTTCGTTTGCAGAATGAAGGCAACACCCCACGCAATATTCTTGAAGAAATTGTATGGCATAAGGACGTGGAAGTCTCCCAG ATGAAAGAGAAGAAACCACTGGGAATGTTGAAAAAATTGCTTGATAATGCTCCGCCAGTTCGAGATTTTATTGGAGCTCTTAAAGAGGCAAACTCACGGACTGGTTTCCCTGGTTTAATTGCTGAAGTGAAAAAGGCTTCTCCAAGTAGAGGGGTTCTCAGAGAAGATTTTGATCCT GTTCAGATTGCTAAAGCTTATGAAAAAGGTGGAGCAGCTTGCCTTAGTGTTCTGACTGATGAGAAGTATTTTCAG GGAGGCTTTGGAAATCTAGAGGCCATAAGGAGGTCTGGTGTAAAG TGTCCTCTCTTGTGTAAAGAATTCGTAATAGATGCATGGCAAATCTACTATGCTCGAGTAAATGGTGCGGACGCAATTCTATTAATTGCTGCTGTTTTACCTGATCTGGACATCAAGTACATGACTAAGATTTGCAAATTGCTGGGGTTAACGGCACTGGTTGAG GTAcatgatgagagagaaatggaCCGTGTCCTCGAGATTGATGGGATTGAACTCGTTGGCATCAATAATAGGGACCTAG GAACATTTAAGGTCGATATTGCCAACACCAAAAAGCTTCTCGAAGGTGAGCGTGGGGAGAGGATACGTCAAAAAGGCATTACC GTTGTTGGGGAGTCTGGACTCTTTACTCCTGCCGATATTGCATATGTGCAAGAAGCTGGTGTTAAAGCG GTACTGGTTGGCGAGTCAATTGTTAAGCAAAACGACCCTAGTGTGGGAATAGCCCAACTCTTCGGTAAAGATATTTCTTCATGA
- the LOC105157307 gene encoding probable galactinol--sucrose galactosyltransferase 2, protein MACLVAFNSSSIYNSGKARNFFKRFLRQSRNPSYSPRTAVPSLYPVLDFRPINPRREPICLNIRKISSYCTRAPHNLKNCITSSSSSKTSIFAKDFSGTVTDPLSSGPKMTVAAAPCIKDGSLMANGKVVLTGVPSNVAVYPVTDGLSSSSSPSAAFLGASSSIPSSRHVFGLGVLEECKFVCLFRHKIWWMIPRFGSSGSDIPMETQLLLLEVRENFAVCDDISSGQSAANTFYILLLPVLEGQFRATLQGTKASELEFCVESGDAHVQTTQVSEAVFINSGDNPFKLIKESFEILEKQKRTFAHIKHKKKPTHLDWFGWCTWDAFYKDVNPRGIKEGLESFLEGGCPPKFLIIDDGWQDTFNEFQKDGEPFVEGSQFASRLVDLRESSKFMGSGAELSCHDLHDLVKFIKEKYGVKFVYVWHALVGYWGGILQSSEKMKNYNPKITYPVQSPGNVGNLRDIAMDSLEKYGVGLIDPEKVYDFYNDLHSYLSSSGVDGIKVDVQNLIETLGGGHGGRVSLTRKYQEALEESVARNFKENNLICCMSHNTDSIYSSRRSATARASEDFMPWEPTFQTLHVASVAFNSLLLGEIVVPDWDMFQSDHYTAEFHGAARALGGCAVYVSDKPGMHDFKILKKLVLPDGSVLRAKYAGRPTRDCLFLDTVMDGKSLLKIWNLNKLSGVVGVFNCQGAGNWPLRDGPERNPSSSSDSLILSGHVSPQDVDFLDEVAHETWSGDCAVYAFHTGSLSRLSKEENVKVSLATLECEIFTVSPIRVINETLHFAPIGLIDMYNSGGATEGLSSAVEPSACTITIQARGCGRFGAYSSKKPISCTVDGKNEEFVYCPDDGLLIVKLEGECKSRDINFCY, encoded by the exons ATGGCATGTCTCGTGGCTTTCAACTCTTCTTCTATATATAACAGCGGCAAAGCTAGAAACTTCTTCAAGCGTTTCCTGAGGCAATCACGAAACCCCTCCTACTCTCCTCGTACCGCTGTTCCTTCACTGTATCCAGTTCTTGATTTCAGACCCATTAATCCTCGTAGAGAACCCATTTGCTTAAACATCCGTAAAATTTCATCGTATTGTACCAGAGCTCCCCACAATCTCAAGAATTGTATAactagtagtagtagtagtaaaaCTAGCATCTTCGCGAAGGATTTTTCTGGAACTGTGACTGATCCATTGAGCAGCGGGCCGAAGATGACGGTGGCAGCGGCGCCATGCATCAAAGACGGTTCTCTGATGGCGAATGGGAAGGTGGTCTTGACTGGTGTCCCCTCAAACGTCGCAGTTTACCCGGTGACTGATGGGTTATCCTCGTCTTCTTCTCCCTCTGCTGCGTTTCTTGGTGCCAGTTCGAGTATTCCAAGTTCCAGACATGTTTTCGGTCTTGGAGTTCTTGA AGAATGCAAATTTGTGTGTCTATTCAGACACAAAATTTGGTGGATGATACCCCGTTTTGGAAGTTCAGGAAGCGATATTCCCATGGAAACGCAATTGTTGCTCTTGGAAGTGAGGGAAAACTTTGCAGTCTGTGATGATATTTCATCAGGTCAATCTGCCGCTAACACATTTTACATCTTGTTATTGCCTGTATTGGAAGGACAATTTCGGGCAACACTGCAAGGAACTAAGGCAAGTGAGCTTGAGTTCTGCGTCGAAAGTG GAGATGCTCACGTCCAAACCACTCAGGTGTCGGAAGCAGTCTTCATAAATTCAGGGGATAACCCTTTCAAACTCATAAAGGAGTCCTTCGA GATACTTGAAAAGCAAAAACGGACTTTTGCTCATATCAAACACAAAAAG AAACCTACTCATTTAGATTGGTTCGGTTGGTGTACATGGGATGCTTTCTATAAAGATGTAAATCCACGGGGCATTAAAGAAGGTCTTGAAAG TTTTCTTGAAGGAGGTTGCCCGCCCAAGTTTTTGATTATTGATGATGGATGGCAGGATACATTTAATGAGTTCCAGAAGGATGGAGAACCTTTTGTTGAAGGATCACA ATTCGCCAGTAGATTGGTTGATCTGAGGGAAAGCTCCAAGTTCATGGGCTCAGGTGCAGAACTTTCATGCCATGATCTGCATGACCTTGTCAAGttcatcaaagaaaaatatggcGTAAA ATTTGTGTATGTGTGGCATGCATTGGTTGGTTACTGGGGAGGGATCCTTCAGTCATctgaaaaaatgaagaactACAATCCAAAGATAACATATCCAGTGCAGTCTCCTGGCAACGTTGGAAATCTTCGAGATATAGCTATGGACAGTTTAGAAAAATATGGTGTGGGGCTGATAGATCCTGAGAAAGTTTACGACTTCTATAATGATCTCCATAGCTACCTTTCGAGCAGTGGCGTTGATGGAATAAAAGTAGATGTCCAGAATCTCATAGAGACACTAGGTGGAGGCCATGGTGGGCGAGTTTCCCTGACCAGAAAATATCAAGAAGCACTGGAGGAGTCCGTTGCcagaaatttcaaagaaaataaccTCATATGCTGTATGAGTCATAACACTGATTCCATCTACAG CTCAAGGAGAAGTGCCACTGCGAGAGCATCAGAAGACTTCATGCCGTGGGAACCTACGTTTCAGACTTTACATGTAGCTTCTGTGGCCTTCAACAGCCTTCTCCTGGGGGAGATTGTGGTTCCAGATTGGGACATGTTCCAG AGCGATCATTACACAGCCGAATTCCATGGTGCTGCAAGAGCATTGGGTGGATGTGCGGTTTATGTGAG TGACAAGCCGGGCATGCATGACTTCAAAATTCTGAAGAAGTTGGTATTGCCTGACGGCTCGGTACTAAGAGCTAAATATGCTGGGCGACCTACACGTGATTGCCTGTTTTTAGACACAGTAATGGATGGGAAAAG CTTGTTGAAAATTTGGAACTTGAACAAGTTATCCGGAGTGGTTGGTGTTTTCAACTGCCAAGGAGCTGGAAATTGGCCGTTGAGAGATGGACCCGAACGCAACCCTAGTTCATCCTCTGACTCTCTCATCTTATCAGGCCATGTGAGTCCTCAAGATGTTGATTTTCTAGATGAAGTTGCCCATGAAACTTGGAGTGGAGACTGTGCCGTCTATGCCTTCCATACTG GATCCCTTTCTCGATtgtcaaaagaagaaaacgtCAAAGTGTCTTTAGCCACTCTTGAATGTGAAATATTTACAGTCTCGCCGATAAGG GTTATAAACGAAACTCTGCATTTTGCTCCTATTGGATTGATCGATATGTATAACTCTGGAGGTGCAACCGAAGGTCTAAGTTCCGCTGTTGAACCTTCAGCATGCACTATAACAATACAAGCACGGGGCTGTGGCCGTTTTGGCGCCTATTCTAGCAAGAAGCCGATTTCTTGTACAGTGGACGGCAAGAACGAAGAGTTTGTATACTGTCCAGACGATGGATTGCTGATAGTTAAACTTGAAGGTGAATGCAAAAGTAGGGATATTAACTTCTGCTATTAG